A DNA window from Flavobacteriales bacterium contains the following coding sequences:
- a CDS encoding pyridoxal phosphate-dependent aminotransferase: MPSISQKGQAMPASPIRKLVPYAEGAKARGIHVHHLNIGQPDIETPEVVMEGLTQIDRKVIEYSHSAGFQSYREKLADYYNRVGTRITVDNVIVTTGGSEALLFALQTCFNPGDEVIIPEPFYANYNGFSRAAGVKVIPITARIEDDYSLPPISEFEEKVGDKTKGIILCNPANPTGYLYTTDELMALQDLVKKHDLYLIADEVYREFCYDDAIPRSCLKLNEIEQNVIVVDSVSKRYSMCGARVGAMVTKNQDVLDTVMKFAQARLSPPTLGQIAGEMALDTPQSYFDEVNREYNMRRNVLVDGLKSIPGVLCPKPKGAFYCMARLPIDDSDRFCQWILEEFQWNGSTVMMAPGSGFYATEGAGKDEVRLAYVLKQEDLLESVLIIREALKVYPGTKQ, translated from the coding sequence ATGCCATCCATCTCACAGAAAGGGCAGGCCATGCCCGCATCGCCCATCAGAAAGCTCGTTCCCTATGCAGAGGGTGCCAAAGCACGAGGTATCCATGTACATCATCTCAATATAGGTCAGCCCGACATAGAGACACCGGAAGTGGTGATGGAAGGACTCACCCAGATCGATCGCAAGGTGATCGAATACAGCCACTCTGCGGGATTCCAGAGCTACCGAGAGAAATTGGCAGACTACTACAATCGGGTGGGTACGCGCATCACGGTAGACAATGTGATCGTGACCACCGGAGGGTCTGAGGCTCTGCTCTTTGCCTTGCAGACCTGTTTCAATCCAGGCGATGAGGTCATCATACCAGAACCCTTCTATGCCAATTACAATGGATTCTCCCGGGCCGCAGGGGTCAAAGTGATTCCGATCACCGCGCGCATCGAAGACGATTATTCACTACCGCCCATCTCTGAATTCGAGGAGAAGGTAGGCGATAAGACCAAGGGTATCATCCTGTGCAATCCGGCCAATCCGACCGGCTATCTCTACACCACAGATGAATTGATGGCCTTGCAGGACCTGGTGAAAAAGCACGACCTCTATCTCATAGCCGATGAGGTCTATCGCGAATTCTGCTATGACGATGCCATTCCGCGTTCCTGTCTCAAACTGAATGAGATCGAGCAGAATGTGATCGTAGTGGATTCTGTGTCCAAGAGATACAGCATGTGCGGTGCCCGGGTGGGCGCCATGGTCACAAAGAATCAAGATGTGCTCGACACGGTCATGAAATTTGCACAGGCCCGGCTCAGTCCGCCTACACTGGGCCAGATCGCAGGAGAGATGGCCTTGGATACCCCACAGAGTTACTTCGATGAGGTTAATCGGGAATACAACATGAGGCGCAACGTACTGGTGGATGGATTGAAATCCATTCCAGGCGTACTATGTCCCAAGCCCAAAGGGGCCTTCTATTGTATGGCACGCTTACCCATCGATGACAGCGACCGCTTCTGCCAGTGGATCCTAGAAGAATTCCAATGGAACGGGAGCACTGTCATGATGGCACCAGGAAGTGGATTCTACGCGACCGAAGGGGCCGGAAAAGATGAGGTCAGACTGGCCTATGTACTCAAGCAAGAAGACCTTTTGGAGTCGGTATTGATCATACGGGAGGCCTTGAAAGTCTATCCAGGAACCAAACAGTGA